A single window of Arvicanthis niloticus isolate mArvNil1 chromosome 20, mArvNil1.pat.X, whole genome shotgun sequence DNA harbors:
- the LOC117724173 gene encoding uncharacterized protein LOC117724173 isoform X1: MAASTMSVCSDACTNASWQVDDCPESCCEPSCCAPSCCQSSCCSSCCAPAPCLTLVCTPVSCVSSPCCQSSCCTPSCCQQSSCQPACCTCSPCCVTLCCKPVCCTPICSGSCCQQSSCQSSCCQPSCCVPVCCKPVCCTPICSGSSSSCCQPSCCAPVCCKPCSSVSLLCRPVCRPACCVPSSSCCASSCQPSCCRPASCVSLLCRPVCSRQACCGQKSSC, from the exons ATGGCCGCCTCCACCATGTCCGTCTGCTCTGATGCTTGCACCAACGCCTCCTGGCAGGTGGATGACTGCCCAGAGAGCTGCTGTGAGCCCTCCTGCTGTGCCCCCAgctgctgccagtccagctgctgt tccagctgctgtGCCCCAGCCCCCTGCCTGACCCTCGTCTGCACCCCAGTGAGCTGTGTGTCCAGCCCCTGCTGCCAATCTTCATGCTGCACACCCTCATGCTGCCAGCAGTCTAGCTGCCAGCCAGCTTGCTGCACCTGCTCCCCCTGCTGTGTGACCCTttgctgcaagcctgtgtgctgcACACCCATCTGCTCTGGATCATGCTGCCAGCAGTCTAGCTGCCAGTCCTCATGCTGCCAGCCCTCctgctgtgtgcctgtctgctgcaagcctgtgtgctgcACACCCATCtgctctggctcctcctcctcctgctgccagcCCTCCTGCTGTGCTCCTGTGTGCTGCAAGCCCTGCTCCAGTGTGTCCCTGCTGTGCCGCCCTGTGTGCAGACCTGCCTGCTGTGTGCCCAGCTCCTCCTGCTGTGCCTCCTcctgccagcccagctgctgtCGCCCAGCCTCCTGTGTGTCCCTGCTGTGCCgccctgtctgctccagacaggcCTGCTGTGGCCAGAAGTCCAGCTGCTGA
- the LOC117724173 gene encoding uncharacterized protein LOC117724173 isoform X2 yields MAASTMSVCSDACTNASWQVDDCPESCCEPSCCAPSCCHCCAPAPCLTLVCTPVSCVSSPCCQSSCCTPSCCQQSSCQPACCTCSPCCVTLCCKPVCCTPICSGSCCQQSSCQSSCCQPSCCVPVCCKPVCCTPICSGSSSSCCQPSCCAPVCCKPCSSVSLLCRPVCRPACCVPSSSCCASSCQPSCCRPASCVSLLCRPVCSRQACCGQKSSC; encoded by the exons ATGGCCGCCTCCACCATGTCCGTCTGCTCTGATGCTTGCACCAACGCCTCCTGGCAGGTGGATGACTGCCCAGAGAGCTGCTGTGAGCCCTCCTGCTGTGCCCCCAgctgctgcca ctgctgtGCCCCAGCCCCCTGCCTGACCCTCGTCTGCACCCCAGTGAGCTGTGTGTCCAGCCCCTGCTGCCAATCTTCATGCTGCACACCCTCATGCTGCCAGCAGTCTAGCTGCCAGCCAGCTTGCTGCACCTGCTCCCCCTGCTGTGTGACCCTttgctgcaagcctgtgtgctgcACACCCATCTGCTCTGGATCATGCTGCCAGCAGTCTAGCTGCCAGTCCTCATGCTGCCAGCCCTCctgctgtgtgcctgtctgctgcaagcctgtgtgctgcACACCCATCtgctctggctcctcctcctcctgctgccagcCCTCCTGCTGTGCTCCTGTGTGCTGCAAGCCCTGCTCCAGTGTGTCCCTGCTGTGCCGCCCTGTGTGCAGACCTGCCTGCTGTGTGCCCAGCTCCTCCTGCTGTGCCTCCTcctgccagcccagctgctgtCGCCCAGCCTCCTGTGTGTCCCTGCTGTGCCgccctgtctgctccagacaggcCTGCTGTGGCCAGAAGTCCAGCTGCTGA
- the LOC117724173 gene encoding uncharacterized protein LOC117724173 isoform X3 has protein sequence MAASTMSVCSDACTNASWQVDDCPESCCEPCCCAPAPCLTLVCTPVSCVSSPCCQSSCCTPSCCQQSSCQPACCTCSPCCVTLCCKPVCCTPICSGSCCQQSSCQSSCCQPSCCVPVCCKPVCCTPICSGSSSSCCQPSCCAPVCCKPCSSVSLLCRPVCRPACCVPSSSCCASSCQPSCCRPASCVSLLCRPVCSRQACCGQKSSC, from the exons ATGGCCGCCTCCACCATGTCCGTCTGCTCTGATGCTTGCACCAACGCCTCCTGGCAGGTGGATGACTGCCCAGAGAGCTGCTGTGAGCCCT gctgctgtGCCCCAGCCCCCTGCCTGACCCTCGTCTGCACCCCAGTGAGCTGTGTGTCCAGCCCCTGCTGCCAATCTTCATGCTGCACACCCTCATGCTGCCAGCAGTCTAGCTGCCAGCCAGCTTGCTGCACCTGCTCCCCCTGCTGTGTGACCCTttgctgcaagcctgtgtgctgcACACCCATCTGCTCTGGATCATGCTGCCAGCAGTCTAGCTGCCAGTCCTCATGCTGCCAGCCCTCctgctgtgtgcctgtctgctgcaagcctgtgtgctgcACACCCATCtgctctggctcctcctcctcctgctgccagcCCTCCTGCTGTGCTCCTGTGTGCTGCAAGCCCTGCTCCAGTGTGTCCCTGCTGTGCCGCCCTGTGTGCAGACCTGCCTGCTGTGTGCCCAGCTCCTCCTGCTGTGCCTCCTcctgccagcccagctgctgtCGCCCAGCCTCCTGTGTGTCCCTGCTGTGCCgccctgtctgctccagacaggcCTGCTGTGGCCAGAAGTCCAGCTGCTGA